The following coding sequences lie in one Oncorhynchus gorbuscha isolate QuinsamMale2020 ecotype Even-year linkage group LG10, OgorEven_v1.0, whole genome shotgun sequence genomic window:
- the pax1a gene encoding paired box protein Pax-1a, giving the protein MEQTYGEVNQLGGVFVNGRPLPNAIRLRIVELAQLGIRPCDISRQLRVSHGCVSKILARYNETGSILPGAIGGSKPRVTTPNVVKNIRDYKLGDPGIFAWEIRDRLLADGVCDKYNVPSVSSISRILRNKIGNLSQPNQYESSKQAPTQAGLSYNHIYPYSYPNAMSPNGKMGSSPGVPVTAGHVSISRAWPSAHTVTNILGIRAFMDHQAIAGAEGYPPKMEDWSSVNRGTFPSAHAVNGIDKSVIDADIKYAQPSSTLSSYVPACSYSSSNQYGVYSGPGSYVTPGHHWQSQNSSLSLPSSGMTMHAGDIHSSMAFKHPSREGDRKPTSPLSKQQQHEALSSVHGLNLPTSSS; this is encoded by the exons AGCAAACCTATGGGGAGGTGAATCAGTTGGGTGGTGTATTCGTCAATGGACGACCGCTGCCCAACGCCATACGACTACGGATAGTGGAATTGGCCCAGCTTGGAATCAGACCCTGCGATATCAGTAGGCAACTTCGTGTCTCTCATGGCTGTGTGAGCAAGATACTAGCACGATACAATGAAACGGGTTCTATTTTACCCGGTGCCATCGGGGGGAGCAAACCACGGGTTACTACACCGAATGTGGTGAAGAACATAAGGGATTACAAACTAGGTGACCCGGGGATCTTTGCCTGGGAGATCCGGGACAGGCTTCTCGCAGACGGAGTTTGTGACAAATACAACGTGCCCTCAGTAAGCTCCATCAGCAGGATTTTACGGAACAAGATTGGAAATCTTTCCCAGCCGAACCAGTATGAGAGCAGCAAGCAAGCCCCCACACAGGCCGGCCTCTCTTACAACCACATATACCCCTATTCATACCCCAACGCTATGTCACCCAATGGCAAAATGGGCAGCAGTCCCGGAGTACCCGTAACGGCCGGGCATGTAAGCATATCAAGGGCCTGGCCATCAgcacacactgtcaccaacattCTGGGTATCAGGGCCTTCATGGATCATCAAG CTATTGCTGGAGCAGAGGGATATCCACCGAAAATGGAGGACTGGAGTAGTGTCAACAGAGGGACGTTTCCCTCTGCTCATGCAGTCAACGGAATTGACAAATCAGTCATTGATGCGGACATAAAATATGCCCAG CCTTCATCAACATTATCCAGTTATGTCCCAGCTTGTTCCTACTCATCTTCGAACCAGTATGGCGTTTATAGTGGGCCAGGTAGCTATGTGACCCCTGGACACCATTGGCAGTCCCAGAACTCGAGTTTGTCCCTCCCAAGCAGCGGCATGACGATGCACGCGGGAGACATACACTCTTCAATGGCGTTCAAACATCCATCGCGAGAAG GAGACAGAAAGCCCACCAGTCCACTAAGCAAGCAGCAGCAGCACGAGGCGTTGAGCAGTGTACACGGACTCAATCTCCCTACCTCATCCTCTTAA